A section of the Malus sylvestris chromosome 17, drMalSylv7.2, whole genome shotgun sequence genome encodes:
- the LOC126612355 gene encoding palmitoyl-monogalactosyldiacylglycerol delta-7 desaturase, chloroplastic-like isoform X1, translating into MASLMGEWVTQWRVEFLGREWDIGSVVVVLALHCLALLAPFHFTWPAFWVAVALYFVVGVSVNLSYHRQLSHRSFKLPKWLEYFFAYCGVLSFQRSPLEWVSIHRSHHQFTDTLKDPHSPVRGFWYSHIGWIFDYRSRFESYETRLKNVGDLKRQPFYRFLHYTYPLHAIGIGVFLYALGGFPFLVWGLGVRSVIFLHATFGINSICHTWGQQVWDTGDLSRNNWLIGLLAHGEGWHNNHHAFEHSARHGLEWWQIDITWYVIRFLEAVGLATDVKLPTETQKNRRAVMLTSNNNQINDKKRTRRIS; encoded by the exons ATGGCAAGCCTAATGGGAGAGTGGGTGACGCAGTGGAGGGTTGAATTTTTGGGGAGGGAATGGGATATAGGCTCAGTAGTTGTTGTTTTGGCTTTGCACTGCCTTGCTCTTTTAGCTCCATTCCATTTCACCTGGCCTGCATTTTGGGTAGCAGTTGCACTCTATTTTGTCGTAGGAGTGAGTGTAAATCTCTCTTACCACAGGCAACTTTCCCACCGGAGTTTCAAGCTTCCCAAATGGCTTGAATACTTTTTTGCTTACTGTGGAGTCCTATCGTTTCAG AGAAGTCCACTTGAATGGGTGAGCATACACCGATCTCACCACCAATTTACAGATACATTGAAAGACCCTCATAGTCCTGTTAGAGGATTTTGGTATAGTCACATTGGTTGGATCTTTGATTATCGTTCTCGCTTCGAAAGT TATGAAACACGACTAAAGAatgttggagacttgaaaaggCAGCCATTCTATAGATTTCTTCATTATACGTACCCCCTTCATGCAATTGGAATTGGAGTTTTCCTCTATGCTTTGGGAGGATTTCCCTTTCTGGTTTGGGGACTG GGTGTGAGATCAGTAATATTTCTTCACGCTACTTTTGGGATAAATTCAATTTGCCACACTTGGGGACAACAAGTGTGGGATACAGGCGATTTGTCTCGAAACAACTG GTTGATTGGATTGCTGGCGCATGGAGAAGGTTGGCACAACAATCACCATGCATTTGAACACTCAGCTCGGCACGGCCTGGAGTGGTGGCAAATTGATATTACTTGGTACGTGATAAGATTTCTTGAAGCTGTTGGATTAGCAACGGACGTAAAGCTTCCTACTGAGACTCAGAAGAATCGAAGAGCTGTAATGTTAACCAGCAACAACAACCAAATCAATGACAAAAAAAGAACTCGACGCATAAGTTAA
- the LOC126612355 gene encoding palmitoyl-monogalactosyldiacylglycerol delta-7 desaturase, chloroplastic-like isoform X2 → MASLMGEWVTQWRVEFLGREWDIGSVVVVLALHCLALLAPFHFTWPAFWVAVALYFVVGVSVNLSYHRQLSHRSFKLPKWLEYFFAYCGVLSFQRSPLEWYETRLKNVGDLKRQPFYRFLHYTYPLHAIGIGVFLYALGGFPFLVWGLGVRSVIFLHATFGINSICHTWGQQVWDTGDLSRNNWLIGLLAHGEGWHNNHHAFEHSARHGLEWWQIDITWYVIRFLEAVGLATDVKLPTETQKNRRAVMLTSNNNQINDKKRTRRIS, encoded by the exons ATGGCAAGCCTAATGGGAGAGTGGGTGACGCAGTGGAGGGTTGAATTTTTGGGGAGGGAATGGGATATAGGCTCAGTAGTTGTTGTTTTGGCTTTGCACTGCCTTGCTCTTTTAGCTCCATTCCATTTCACCTGGCCTGCATTTTGGGTAGCAGTTGCACTCTATTTTGTCGTAGGAGTGAGTGTAAATCTCTCTTACCACAGGCAACTTTCCCACCGGAGTTTCAAGCTTCCCAAATGGCTTGAATACTTTTTTGCTTACTGTGGAGTCCTATCGTTTCAG AGAAGTCCACTTGAATGG TATGAAACACGACTAAAGAatgttggagacttgaaaaggCAGCCATTCTATAGATTTCTTCATTATACGTACCCCCTTCATGCAATTGGAATTGGAGTTTTCCTCTATGCTTTGGGAGGATTTCCCTTTCTGGTTTGGGGACTG GGTGTGAGATCAGTAATATTTCTTCACGCTACTTTTGGGATAAATTCAATTTGCCACACTTGGGGACAACAAGTGTGGGATACAGGCGATTTGTCTCGAAACAACTG GTTGATTGGATTGCTGGCGCATGGAGAAGGTTGGCACAACAATCACCATGCATTTGAACACTCAGCTCGGCACGGCCTGGAGTGGTGGCAAATTGATATTACTTGGTACGTGATAAGATTTCTTGAAGCTGTTGGATTAGCAACGGACGTAAAGCTTCCTACTGAGACTCAGAAGAATCGAAGAGCTGTAATGTTAACCAGCAACAACAACCAAATCAATGACAAAAAAAGAACTCGACGCATAAGTTAA
- the LOC126612355 gene encoding probable lipid desaturase ADS3.2, chloroplastic isoform X3, with translation MASLMGEWVTQWRVEFLGREWDIGSVVVVLALHCLALLAPFHFTWPAFWVAVALYFVVGVSVNLSYHRQLSHRSFKLPKWLEYFFAYCGVLSFQRSPLEWVSIHRSHHQFTDTLKDPHSPVRGFWYSHIGWIFDYRSRFESGVRSVIFLHATFGINSICHTWGQQVWDTGDLSRNNWLIGLLAHGEGWHNNHHAFEHSARHGLEWWQIDITWYVIRFLEAVGLATDVKLPTETQKNRRAVMLTSNNNQINDKKRTRRIS, from the exons ATGGCAAGCCTAATGGGAGAGTGGGTGACGCAGTGGAGGGTTGAATTTTTGGGGAGGGAATGGGATATAGGCTCAGTAGTTGTTGTTTTGGCTTTGCACTGCCTTGCTCTTTTAGCTCCATTCCATTTCACCTGGCCTGCATTTTGGGTAGCAGTTGCACTCTATTTTGTCGTAGGAGTGAGTGTAAATCTCTCTTACCACAGGCAACTTTCCCACCGGAGTTTCAAGCTTCCCAAATGGCTTGAATACTTTTTTGCTTACTGTGGAGTCCTATCGTTTCAG AGAAGTCCACTTGAATGGGTGAGCATACACCGATCTCACCACCAATTTACAGATACATTGAAAGACCCTCATAGTCCTGTTAGAGGATTTTGGTATAGTCACATTGGTTGGATCTTTGATTATCGTTCTCGCTTCGAAAGT GGTGTGAGATCAGTAATATTTCTTCACGCTACTTTTGGGATAAATTCAATTTGCCACACTTGGGGACAACAAGTGTGGGATACAGGCGATTTGTCTCGAAACAACTG GTTGATTGGATTGCTGGCGCATGGAGAAGGTTGGCACAACAATCACCATGCATTTGAACACTCAGCTCGGCACGGCCTGGAGTGGTGGCAAATTGATATTACTTGGTACGTGATAAGATTTCTTGAAGCTGTTGGATTAGCAACGGACGTAAAGCTTCCTACTGAGACTCAGAAGAATCGAAGAGCTGTAATGTTAACCAGCAACAACAACCAAATCAATGACAAAAAAAGAACTCGACGCATAAGTTAA